A single Argentina anserina chromosome 7, drPotAnse1.1, whole genome shotgun sequence DNA region contains:
- the LOC126803074 gene encoding dirigent protein 22-like, translating into MSSFQFFTLFTIFSTLFFSIDGVLIRQFFKADQKKAETSHLHFFFHDILSGKTPTAVRIIGSPNNSSFGTTLMIDDALTEKQDPTSKIIGRAQGFYSVAAQQETAFLMVMNFVFVEGNYKGSSLSILGRNPVLNDVREMPIVGGTGLFRFARGYVLAHTVWFDANTRDAIVEYNVYVSQTS; encoded by the coding sequence atgtcttcttttcaattcttcacTCTCTTCACAATTTTCTCcacccttttcttttccattgATGGAGTTCTAATTAGGCAATTCTTCAAGGCAGATCAAAAGAAAGCAGAAACGAGCCACCTCCATTTCTTCTTCCATGACATTCTTAGTGGCAAAACTCCAACTGCTGTCAGAATTATTGGTTCGCCAAACAATTCCAGCTTCGGTACCACCTTGATGATTGATGATGCACTCACTGAAAAGCAAGATCCCACGTCGAAGATCATCGGACGAGCACAAGGGTTTTACTCAGTGGCGGCACAACAGGAAACTGCATTTCTTATGGTCATGAATTTTGTGTTTGTGGAGGGTAACTACAAGGGGAGCAGCCTTAGCATTCTTGGGAGGAATCCAGTCCTAAACGATGTGAGGGAGATGCCGATTGTTGGAGGTACCGGATTATTCCGGTTTGCTCGTGGCTATGTTTTAGCTCATACGGTTTGGTTTGATGCTAATACAAGAGACGCTATTGTCGAGTACAATGTTTATGTGTCACAGACTTCATGA